One region of Intestinimonas massiliensis (ex Afouda et al. 2020) genomic DNA includes:
- a CDS encoding nucleoside recognition domain-containing protein codes for MSKLLSRQGVRDFCLGLALLLATLALMFWPKDSMAAARDGLTLCYNVIIPSLFPFFVLSALVVDLGLAGHLGRALEGIMRPLFNVPGACAPALALGFVGGYPVGARTALQLYQKGMCTKTEAERLLAFCNNSGPAFILGVVGAGVFASSKVGVLLYLAHAAASVCVGLVFRFYKAGKRRGEPRRVGPRFEAARFTAAFTGAIRDSFLSTLNICAFVVFFTVVIRLFFLSGVLPGLAGLLGRLLGPLGFSRAWAERLLTGFFEISSGVWTLSGEGDMAGRMSMAAFMLGWAGLSVHCQVLSFLGGSGLSARTYILGKMLHGGLSALFVGLLARLFPLEAPVSSYLADQVESLSALDFSTALTISTVCAWVLWLLFFTAALAAVRKTSRKRRKAVL; via the coding sequence GGCGGCGGCCCGGGACGGGCTGACCCTGTGCTACAACGTCATCATCCCCTCCCTGTTTCCCTTCTTCGTCCTCTCTGCCCTGGTGGTGGACCTGGGGCTGGCCGGGCATCTGGGCCGGGCGCTGGAGGGGATCATGCGCCCGCTGTTCAACGTGCCGGGGGCCTGCGCCCCCGCCCTGGCCCTGGGCTTTGTGGGGGGATACCCGGTGGGGGCCCGAACCGCTTTACAGCTCTACCAGAAGGGCATGTGCACCAAGACCGAGGCCGAGCGGCTGCTCGCCTTCTGCAACAATTCCGGCCCCGCCTTTATTCTGGGCGTGGTGGGGGCTGGGGTCTTTGCCAGCAGCAAGGTGGGCGTGCTGCTCTACTTGGCCCATGCCGCGGCCTCGGTGTGCGTGGGACTGGTATTTCGCTTTTACAAGGCGGGCAAACGCCGGGGCGAGCCCCGCCGGGTCGGGCCCCGCTTTGAGGCCGCGCGCTTCACCGCCGCCTTCACCGGGGCCATCCGGGACTCCTTCCTCTCCACCCTGAATATCTGCGCCTTTGTCGTGTTCTTCACCGTGGTCATCAGGCTGTTTTTTCTCTCCGGCGTGCTGCCGGGGCTGGCCGGGCTCCTGGGGCGGCTGCTGGGACCGCTGGGGTTTTCCCGGGCCTGGGCGGAGCGGCTGCTCACCGGCTTTTTCGAAATTTCCTCCGGCGTCTGGACCCTGTCCGGAGAGGGGGACATGGCGGGACGCATGTCTATGGCCGCCTTTATGCTGGGATGGGCGGGGCTGTCCGTTCACTGCCAGGTTCTGTCCTTCCTGGGCGGCAGCGGTCTGTCGGCGCGGACCTATATCCTGGGAAAAATGCTCCACGGCGGCCTGTCCGCCCTGTTTGTGGGGCTGCTCGCCCGCCTGTTTCCCCTGGAAGCCCCCGTGTCCTCCTACCTGGCCGACCAGGTGGAGAGCCTCTCCGCCTTAGACTTCTCCACCGCCCTTACCATCTCCACCGTATGCGCCTGGGTGCTGTGGCTGCTGTTCTTCACCGCCGCCCTGGCCGCGGTGCGAAAAACCAGTAGAAAAAGGCGGAAAGCTGTGCTATGA